Genomic DNA from Thermodesulfobacteriota bacterium:
TAGATAGGTACCAACTCTCAGAGAGGGTCAAACTGAGCAATCAGGAGCTTAACTCTTTTTATGATTTCACTCAAAAACTAAATTCTAGCGGCAGTGTGGATTCTGTACTAGACCAAATTGTTGATACTTTAGATATGGCCATGAATGCAGATTTCATTGCAGTCACCCTCTATGACCAGGAAGAAGGCACAGCGGTGCTTAAGAAGATTAGCGATGAAGATAAAAATCACCTCGAAGACAAAGAGATACCCTACACGGATACACTGATTTGGCTTGTAAATGAAGGTAAAAACTACTTCACTACAGATGATCTCTCAGTAAGAACTAGATATCGAAGCATATTCGGAAAAGAAATAGATTTCGCCCTGGGCGTAAAAAATATAAAGTCCGTCTTAATCTATCCGCTGATGGAAAAGATAGCAGATGATACTGATAACGATGCAGCTATTCTAGGCTCGGTTGTGATAGCGCGAGAGGAAAAAATGAGCTTTGATGATGGCGAGATCAGTTTGGCTAAGATAATATGCGGAGAATCGGCTAAATTTATTAAAACGTGGATGGGGCATCAAAAGACAAAAGAGCTTGCCCTTAGAGATGGTCTTACTGGTCTCTATAACCACAGGCACTTGAAAGAAATGCTTACTTACACTGTTAGTCATTGTGATAGGTATGATGAGCGCTCATCACTAATTCTCATTGATGTCGATAATCTAAAAAGCATAAATGATACATATGGCCATAGAGCAGGTGATAGTGTTTTATCATTTGTTGGTAAGGTGCTTACGGAAAGTCTAAGAAAAATAGATATACCCGCCAGGTACGGCGGCGATGAATTTGCAGTTGTGCTTCCGAATACAAACAAAAGAGGCTCAATGGTAGTAGCACAAAAGATTAAAACCAACATAAAGAACATGCCTTTTAAGTTTGATGGGGATGAGGTTTTAATAACACTTAGCATAGGAATTGCTACTTACCCTGAAAATGCTCCTGATAGCGAGGTGTTGTTCGAAAAATCTGATAGAGCGCTTTATGAAGCCAAGAACCAAGGTAAAGATAAAGTTGTTCATTATGAGGACATATCGTTTGAAGAGCTTGGAACATAGATATGATATTTTATATATATGCCATCTAGTATAAAAGACAAGATTAATCCCAAAGATTTTTTCTCTAGAATTAACTCTTATCCAGATAAGAACTTAGGACAAAATTTCATCAAAGACCTAAGGGTCATTAATCGTATTGCTGATGTAGCAGGTTTATGTGAAGACGACGATGTACTTGAGATTGGTCCCGGTATGGGTGCGCTAACATATAAATTGTCACAAATTGCAAAAAGAGTAATAGCTATAGAGAAAGATGCGAAGCTATACGATCATTTAAGTGTTCTATTTGATGGCTATACAAATTTAGAGTTGATTAACAATGATGCATTAAAAGAGGATTTTGGCGCTTTGTATTATGGTAATAAACTCAAGGTAATAGCAAATCTACCCTATAGCGTTTCTACTCCTCTATTGTTCAAGTTTCTTGAAACACGGCAAAATTATTCATGCCTAGTATTGATGCTTCAACTCGAAGTAGGAGAGAGAATTGCTGCCGCGCCTGGAAGTAAAACCTACGGATCAATTTCAGTTCTTTTGCAAACCTATGCGGATATCTCAACTGAGTTTAGAGTCTCGCCTGAGTCTTTTTGGCCAAAACCCAAAGTTGATTCAGTTGTTCTAAAAATAGTACCGCTTGATACACCCCGTATAGATATTTCCGATGATAACCAATTTGAAAGAATTGTAAGAGCGTCCTTTTCTTCTCGAAGAAAAATGCTGCCAAATTCACTTGAATCAATTATGCCAAAGAAGACAGCTCAAGAGGCTCTGGATTTGGCAGGAATCGATCAAAAAAGAAGAGCAGAAACCCTCACGGTAAAGGAATTTGGAATTTTGGCAGAAAAGCTAAGACTTTTGGGAGTTTAAGGCTTATTCAGAGGAAACTACTAATAATGTGGTGTCTGCCTCAACAGCGTCTCCTTCTGCTACACTGATGTCAGTTACCTTTCCTTCGATTGGAGATTTAAGCTCGCTTTCCATTTTCATAGCTTCTACTACTACAATTCCTTCATCTGCTGCTACGTCATCTCCTATTTCTTTAAGTATTTTAACTACGCGGCTTGGCATTGGAGATTTGATTTCCTGGACACCTGAAAGCTCTTGGGAAGATTTTCTCTGATCTCTCTCTGATATGGCCTCTATGATAAATAGATCCCCATCCATAAATACCTGAATTTTCTTGCCATCTTTTAGAACGCCTATAGTCAGAGATTTGCCGTCGAGTATTACTGAATAGAGATTGTCATCTATTTTTTCAAATTCAACTGGTACTTCTTTCTCGTTAATTTTTACAATTGTTTGCTCTTTGTCTATTTCGGTTTCAACACTAAAGACTTTGTCCTGTATTTTGAAAGTGTATGTCATACTAGGTTACCCCCTGATACTGCTGCTTTCCTACCTAGGAGCTTCCAGTTTGATTGAGGGGCTTTATCTGACTCTTGAGTTTCCTCAACATCTTCTAATGCTAGCGCTGCAGCAATAATGGCAGGTTCGATATCAACTTCTCCCGGACCGAGCAGCTCCTGGTGACGCTCGATAAAACCAGTATCTAGCTTGCCTTGCCTAAATTCATCGTTTTGCATAACGCGAATTAAAAATCCAATATTTGTTTTAACTCCAAGAACGACATATTCTCTTAGCGCTGAAGCCATTTTGTCGATTGCTGCTTCCCTGCTATCAGCCCATACTACAAGTTTTGATAGCATTGGATCATAAAAAGATGTAATTTCACATCCGCTGTATATTGATGAGTCGTCCCTAATTCCAGGTCCGCTAGGGGCTTTTACATAATGCAGCATTCCTGGTGAGGGCATAAAATTAGTTTCAGGGTCTTCAGCGTATACCCTGCATTCAACTGCCCAGCCGTTTATGCTAAGTTCTTTTTGCTTGAATGGAAGCTTTTCTCCCTCTGCTATTCGTACCATCCATTTCACAATATCAAAACCTGTTATCATCTCAGTCACTGGGTGCTCTACCTGAACACGAGTGTTCATCTCAAGAAAATAAAAATTCTCTTTCTGATCCATAATGAACTCTACAGTGCCTGCGCCGCTGTAACTAACAGCTTTTGCGATATTTACCGCTACCTCTCCCATTTTCTTTCTGGTTTTTGCACTAATTGCGGGAGAAGGAGCTTCTTCTATTACTTTTTGATGTCTTCTTTGTATTGAACACTCACGTTCAAATAGATAAAGCGTGTTTCCGTGAGTATCTGCGATTATTTGTATCTCTACGTGCCTTGGTTCTTCAACAAATCGTTCTACAAAAACAGAGTCATCCCCAAATGAAGAGCGTGCCTCACTTCTAGCCATTCGAAGCGAACTTTCGAAATCTTCCTTGTCTCTGACCAGCCTCATACCTTTACCACCACCGCCAGCTGATGCTTTAATCATTACAGGGTAGCCAATCTTTTCGGCTACAACTGAAGCCTCAACATCAGTGACAGCGCCGTCTGATCCTGGAACAAGCGGTACTTTTGCGTCCTGAGCAATTTTTCTAGCGGTAATTTTATCACCCATAAGCCTAATTGCTTCGGCGGATGGGCCTATGAAAACAATCTTTTCTTTCTCGCATCTTTTTGCGAACTCTTCATTTTCAGATAGGAATCCAAACCCCGGGTGAATTGCCTCGGCGCCTGATTTTTTAGCGACTTCAATAATTTTATCTATAACCAGATAACTCTCTGAGGGCGCGGATCCTCCAATGTGGTATGCTTCGTCCGCGAGTGTAACATGAAGTGATTTACGGTCGGCATCAGAGTACACAGCGACAGTAGTTGCGCCTAGCTCCTTGCAAGCTCGTATTATTCTTACCGCGATCTCCCCTCTGTTTGCTATTAGTATCTTATTAAACATTCAGCTTATCCTTTGTTCCTAGAGTGGAATGTTTCCATGCTTTTTAGGAGGAAGAGTCTGTCTTTTCCCATCTAGCATCTCAAATGCTGCAATTACTCTTGGTCTAGTATCTTCTGGCTTTATGACCTCGTCTACAAATCCAAGCTCAGCAGCTTTATAAGGGTTAGCAAAATTCTCCTTATATTCTTCAATCAGTTTTGCCCTTTCGGCCTCTGGATCATCAGCCTGTGCTATCTGTCCGCGTGAAATAATATTTACAGCTCCGTCAGAGCCCATAACTGCAATCTCAGCAGTTGGATATGCAAGCGTCATATCGCCTCTTATGTGTCTCGAGGACATCACATCGTACGCGCCGCCATATGCTTTTCTTGTAATTACTGTAACTCTGGGCACTGTGGCTTCACTGTATGCGTATAGAAGTTTGGCTCCGTGCTTGATAATTCCACCCCACTCCTGTGAAGTTCCAGGCAAAAATCCGGGCACATCTTCAAATGTTAGAAGTGGAATATTGAAACAGTCGCAGAACCTAACAAACCGCCCGCCTTTAACAGATGCGTCAATATCAAGGCATCCTGCTAGCACATTTGGCTGGTTTCCGACTATTCCCACAACGCGTCCTGCTAATCTTGCAAACCCAACAATCATATTTTTTGCATAATGTTCCTGTACTTCAAAGAAATATCCTTCATCCACAACCGCACTAACGACGTCTTTCATATCATAGGGTTTGTTTGGGTTTTCAGGAACAATAGACCTAAGAGCCGTGTCCCTTCTATCTGAAGGATCTTCAGTTGTGGTTCTAGGTGGGTCCTCCATATTATTTGATGGAAGAAAACTTAGTAATTCTTTTATTAACATTATTGATTCTTTATCATCCTCAGCAGCAAAGTGAGCAACTCCGCTTCTGGAGTTGTGAACCATTGCTCCGCCTAAATCCTCTGAGTTTAC
This window encodes:
- a CDS encoding sensor domain-containing diguanylate cyclase encodes the protein MKRSIDLKSKLKFSNYILGKVFIVVLSILTLALIYKSSFQSFNLYSMLASLLVISSLAYKSAAYIFSKTKYLTLIDRLEFSLLITLLFGILLEISGNNLFPIAYVMLPIIVLFLGWHAAGLSLVIVSVLVLTQFESTSPPYQIALLLLSTIVLGYFLRGGKFDFDVNLFNKANPKKQLSQNPMPTNFHDQEAESDNIKELRSDINKALVMLSKLIQSHSILFYMKMDDGLYIIADSISNSQEYIDSGQRVSFRGGYLGWVLKTKTPVLITSIKNVRQNLVYYTKDIPVRSLLATPLLMKSEKNIPENKRDVVGILIIDSMKKDVFGEKEKLIVSLISDRISEIIDRYQLSERVKLSNQELNSFYDFTQKLNSSGSVDSVLDQIVDTLDMAMNADFIAVTLYDQEEGTAVLKKISDEDKNHLEDKEIPYTDTLIWLVNEGKNYFTTDDLSVRTRYRSIFGKEIDFALGVKNIKSVLIYPLMEKIADDTDNDAAILGSVVIAREEKMSFDDGEISLAKIICGESAKFIKTWMGHQKTKELALRDGLTGLYNHRHLKEMLTYTVSHCDRYDERSSLILIDVDNLKSINDTYGHRAGDSVLSFVGKVLTESLRKIDIPARYGGDEFAVVLPNTNKRGSMVVAQKIKTNIKNMPFKFDGDEVLITLSIGIATYPENAPDSEVLFEKSDRALYEAKNQGKDKVVHYEDISFEELGT
- the rsmA gene encoding 16S rRNA (adenine(1518)-N(6)/adenine(1519)-N(6))-dimethyltransferase RsmA produces the protein MPSSIKDKINPKDFFSRINSYPDKNLGQNFIKDLRVINRIADVAGLCEDDDVLEIGPGMGALTYKLSQIAKRVIAIEKDAKLYDHLSVLFDGYTNLELINNDALKEDFGALYYGNKLKVIANLPYSVSTPLLFKFLETRQNYSCLVLMLQLEVGERIAAAPGSKTYGSISVLLQTYADISTEFRVSPESFWPKPKVDSVVLKIVPLDTPRIDISDDNQFERIVRASFSSRRKMLPNSLESIMPKKTAQEALDLAGIDQKRRAETLTVKEFGILAEKLRLLGV
- a CDS encoding biotin/lipoyl-containing protein; the encoded protein is MTYTFKIQDKVFSVETEIDKEQTIVKINEKEVPVEFEKIDDNLYSVILDGKSLTIGVLKDGKKIQVFMDGDLFIIEAISERDQRKSSQELSGVQEIKSPMPSRVVKILKEIGDDVAADEGIVVVEAMKMESELKSPIEGKVTDISVAEGDAVEADTTLLVVSSE
- the accC gene encoding acetyl-CoA carboxylase biotin carboxylase subunit — protein: MFNKILIANRGEIAVRIIRACKELGATTVAVYSDADRKSLHVTLADEAYHIGGSAPSESYLVIDKIIEVAKKSGAEAIHPGFGFLSENEEFAKRCEKEKIVFIGPSAEAIRLMGDKITARKIAQDAKVPLVPGSDGAVTDVEASVVAEKIGYPVMIKASAGGGGKGMRLVRDKEDFESSLRMARSEARSSFGDDSVFVERFVEEPRHVEIQIIADTHGNTLYLFERECSIQRRHQKVIEEAPSPAISAKTRKKMGEVAVNIAKAVSYSGAGTVEFIMDQKENFYFLEMNTRVQVEHPVTEMITGFDIVKWMVRIAEGEKLPFKQKELSINGWAVECRVYAEDPETNFMPSPGMLHYVKAPSGPGIRDDSSIYSGCEITSFYDPMLSKLVVWADSREAAIDKMASALREYVVLGVKTNIGFLIRVMQNDEFRQGKLDTGFIERHQELLGPGEVDIEPAIIAAALALEDVEETQESDKAPQSNWKLLGRKAAVSGGNLV
- a CDS encoding acyl-CoA carboxylase subunit beta, which gives rise to MKEKIELLEQKEKEAELGGGESRIKRQHDSGKLTARERIDLLLDKNTFVELDKFVVHRCNDFGMGDKKFLGDGVVTGYGKVEGRQVFVFAQDFTVFGGSLGMEHGRKICKIMDLAMQTGAPVIGLSDSGGARIQEGVESLAGYAEIFSRNVLASGVVPQISSIMGPCAGGAVYSPAITDFTIMVKDTSYMFITGPDVIKAVTHEEVNSEDLGGAMVHNSRSGVAHFAAEDDKESIMLIKELLSFLPSNNMEDPPRTTTEDPSDRRDTALRSIVPENPNKPYDMKDVVSAVVDEGYFFEVQEHYAKNMIVGFARLAGRVVGIVGNQPNVLAGCLDIDASVKGGRFVRFCDCFNIPLLTFEDVPGFLPGTSQEWGGIIKHGAKLLYAYSEATVPRVTVITRKAYGGAYDVMSSRHIRGDMTLAYPTAEIAVMGSDGAVNIISRGQIAQADDPEAERAKLIEEYKENFANPYKAAELGFVDEVIKPEDTRPRVIAAFEMLDGKRQTLPPKKHGNIPL